In the Mycolicibacterium thermoresistibile genome, one interval contains:
- a CDS encoding pyruvate carboxylase — MISKVLVANRGEIAIRAFRAAYELGIATVAVYPYEDRNSLHRLKADESYQIGEIGHPVRAYLSVDEIIRVARHAGADAVYPGYGFLSENPRLAAACEQAGITFIGPSAEILALTGNKSRAVAAARAAGIPVLASSAPSSSPEELMAAADEIGFPLFVKAVSGGGGRGMRRVADRAGLAEAIEAAGREAESAFGDPSLYLEQAVVNPRHIEVQILADTAGNVMHLYERDCSVQRRHQKVIELAPAPNLPDELRERICADAVAFAREVGYAYAGTVEFLVDEQGRHVFIEMNPRIQVEHTVTEEITDVDLVGAQLRIADGQTLADLGLSQETLRTRGTALQCRITTEDPANGFRPDVGRVTGYRSPGGAGIRLDGGTHVGAEISPHFDSMLVKLTCRGRDFATAVARARRALAEFRVRGVSTNIPFLQAVIADPDFRAGRINTSFIDERPHLLTARIPADRGTKILNYLADVTVNKPHGERPSAVYAQDKLPSVDLQAPPPAGSKQRLEELGPDGFAAWLRDEPAVGVTDTTFRDAHQSLLATRVRTNGLVMVAPYVARMMPQLLSIECWGGATYDVALRFLKEDPWDRLAAIREAVPNICLQMLLRGRNTVGYTPYPDTVTKAFVAEATAVGIDIYRIFDALNNVDSMRPAIDAVRETGTAVAEVAMCYTGDLSDPGERLYTLDYYLRLAEQIVAAGAHVLAIKDMAGLLRPPAAATLVGALRSRFDLPVHVHTHDTPGGQLATYLAAWQAGASAVDGAAAPLAGTTSQPALSAIVAATAHTEHDTGLDLSAVCDLEPYWEALRKMYAPFESGLPAPTGRVYTHEIPGGQLSNLRQQAIALGLGDRFEDIEAAYAGADRVLGRLVKVTPSSKVVGDLALALVGAGVSAEEFAADPSRVDIPDSVIGFLRGELGDPPGGWPEPLRSTALAGRRPARPTVELSAEDQAVLAQPGPKRQAALNRLLFPGPTAEFEAHRETYGDTTSLSANQFFYGLRHGEEHRVRLERGVELIIGLEAISDPDERGMRTVMCIINGQLRPVQVRDKSIASQIPAAEKADRANPDHIAAPFAGVVTLNISTGDRVEAGQTIATIEAMKMEAAITAPKAGTISRIAVSETAQVEGGDLLAVLN; from the coding sequence GTGATTTCCAAGGTGCTGGTCGCCAATCGTGGCGAGATTGCGATCCGGGCTTTCCGCGCGGCCTACGAGTTGGGTATCGCCACGGTCGCGGTGTACCCGTATGAGGATCGGAACTCGCTGCACCGGCTGAAGGCCGACGAGTCCTATCAGATCGGTGAGATCGGCCATCCGGTCCGGGCGTATCTGTCGGTGGACGAGATCATCCGGGTGGCCCGGCATGCCGGGGCGGACGCGGTGTATCCGGGATACGGGTTTCTGTCGGAGAATCCGCGCCTGGCGGCGGCGTGCGAGCAGGCCGGTATCACGTTCATCGGCCCGAGCGCGGAGATCCTGGCACTGACCGGTAACAAGTCGCGGGCGGTGGCGGCGGCCCGGGCGGCCGGCATCCCGGTGCTGGCGTCGTCGGCGCCGTCGTCGTCGCCCGAGGAGTTGATGGCCGCCGCCGACGAGATCGGCTTCCCGTTGTTCGTCAAGGCGGTGTCCGGCGGCGGGGGCCGCGGTATGCGCCGGGTGGCGGACCGGGCCGGGCTGGCCGAGGCGATCGAGGCGGCCGGCCGGGAGGCCGAGTCGGCTTTCGGCGATCCGTCGTTGTATCTGGAGCAGGCGGTGGTCAATCCCCGCCACATCGAGGTGCAGATCCTGGCCGACACCGCCGGCAACGTCATGCATCTGTACGAGCGGGACTGCAGTGTGCAGCGGCGCCATCAGAAGGTGATCGAGCTGGCGCCCGCCCCGAACCTGCCCGACGAGTTGCGGGAACGGATCTGCGCGGACGCGGTGGCCTTCGCCCGCGAGGTCGGCTATGCGTATGCGGGCACGGTGGAGTTCCTCGTCGATGAACAGGGCCGCCATGTGTTCATCGAGATGAACCCGCGGATTCAGGTGGAACACACGGTGACCGAGGAGATCACCGATGTGGATCTGGTGGGTGCGCAGCTGCGGATCGCCGACGGGCAGACCCTGGCCGATCTGGGGTTGAGCCAGGAAACGCTGCGGACGCGGGGGACGGCGTTGCAGTGCCGCATCACCACCGAGGACCCGGCGAACGGGTTCCGCCCGGATGTCGGCCGGGTGACCGGGTACCGGTCCCCAGGGGGTGCGGGCATCCGCCTGGACGGCGGCACCCATGTGGGCGCCGAGATCAGCCCGCACTTCGATTCGATGCTGGTGAAGTTGACCTGCCGGGGCCGGGATTTCGCCACCGCGGTGGCCCGGGCACGGCGCGCGCTGGCCGAGTTCCGGGTGCGCGGGGTGTCGACGAACATCCCGTTTTTGCAGGCGGTCATCGCCGATCCGGATTTCCGGGCCGGCCGGATCAACACCTCGTTCATCGACGAGCGGCCGCATCTGCTGACCGCGCGGATCCCCGCCGACCGCGGCACCAAGATCCTGAACTATCTGGCCGACGTGACGGTCAACAAACCGCACGGGGAGCGGCCGTCGGCGGTGTACGCGCAGGACAAGTTGCCGTCGGTCGACCTGCAGGCGCCCCCGCCGGCCGGCAGCAAACAGCGCCTCGAGGAACTGGGTCCGGACGGGTTCGCCGCGTGGCTGCGCGACGAGCCCGCCGTCGGCGTCACCGACACCACGTTCCGCGATGCCCACCAGTCCTTGCTGGCCACCCGGGTGCGCACCAACGGGCTGGTGATGGTCGCACCCTATGTGGCCCGGATGATGCCGCAGCTGCTGTCGATCGAATGCTGGGGTGGGGCGACTTACGATGTGGCGCTTCGGTTCCTGAAAGAAGACCCGTGGGACCGGCTGGCCGCGATCCGCGAGGCGGTGCCGAACATCTGCCTGCAGATGTTGCTGCGGGGCCGTAACACCGTGGGCTACACCCCGTATCCGGACACGGTGACCAAGGCGTTCGTCGCCGAGGCCACCGCGGTCGGTATCGACATCTACCGGATCTTCGACGCCCTGAACAACGTCGACTCGATGCGTCCGGCCATCGATGCGGTGCGCGAAACCGGCACCGCGGTGGCCGAAGTGGCGATGTGTTACACCGGCGACCTGTCCGACCCCGGTGAGCGGCTCTACACCTTGGACTACTACCTGCGGCTGGCCGAACAGATCGTCGCGGCCGGCGCGCATGTGCTGGCGATCAAGGATATGGCCGGCCTGTTGCGGCCGCCGGCGGCCGCCACCCTGGTGGGCGCGCTGCGCAGCCGATTCGATCTGCCGGTGCACGTGCACACCCATGACACCCCCGGTGGGCAGTTGGCCACCTATCTGGCGGCCTGGCAGGCCGGGGCGTCGGCGGTCGACGGTGCCGCCGCCCCGTTGGCCGGCACCACCAGCCAGCCGGCATTGAGCGCGATCGTGGCCGCCACCGCGCACACCGAGCACGACACCGGTCTGGACCTGTCCGCGGTGTGCGATCTGGAGCCCTACTGGGAGGCGCTGCGAAAGATGTACGCGCCGTTCGAATCCGGGCTTCCCGCGCCCACCGGCCGGGTGTACACCCACGAGATTCCGGGCGGGCAGTTGAGCAATCTGCGCCAGCAGGCCATCGCGCTCGGGCTGGGCGACCGGTTCGAGGACATCGAGGCCGCCTACGCCGGTGCCGACCGGGTACTCGGCCGGCTGGTCAAGGTCACCCCGTCGAGCAAGGTGGTCGGCGATCTGGCGCTGGCGCTGGTCGGCGCCGGTGTGAGTGCCGAGGAGTTCGCCGCAGATCCGTCACGGGTGGACATTCCCGACTCGGTGATCGGCTTTCTGCGCGGCGAGCTGGGGGATCCGCCCGGTGGCTGGCCGGAACCGTTGCGCAGCACCGCCCTTGCCGGGCGCCGACCCGCCAGACCCACCGTGGAGCTGTCCGCGGAGGATCAGGCGGTGCTGGCCCAGCCCGGCCCGAAACGGCAAGCCGCGCTGAACCGGCTGCTGTTCCCGGGCCCCACCGCGGAATTCGAGGCGCACCGCGAGACCTACGGCGACACCACCTCGCTGAGCGCCAACCAGTTCTTCTACGGGCTGCGGCACGGCGAGGAGCACCGGGTCAGGCTGGAGCGGGGTGTCGAGCTGATCATCGGGCTGGAAGCCATCTCCGATCCCGACGAGCGCGGCATGCGCACGGTGATGTGCATCATCAACGGTCAACTGCGGCCGGTTCAGGTGCGCGACAAGAGCATCGCCAGTCAGATACCGGCCGCCGAGAAGGCCGACCGCGCCAACCCGGACCACATCGCCGCACCGTTCGCCGGTGTGGTCACCCTCAACATCAGCACCGGCGACCGCGTCGAAGCCGGCCAGACCATCGCGACCATCGAGGCCATGAAGATGGAGGCGGCGATCACCGCACCCAAGGCCGGCACCATCAGCCGCATCGCGGTCTCCGAAACCGCCCAGGTCGAGGGCGGTGACCTGCTGGCGGTGCTCAACTGA
- the mutM gene encoding bifunctional DNA-formamidopyrimidine glycosylase/DNA-(apurinic or apyrimidinic site) lyase: protein MPELPEVEVVRRGLHEHVTGRAVAAVRVHHPRAVRRHEAGPADLTARLVDARITGTGRRGKYLWLTLDDGAEALVVHLGMSGQMLLGPVPNENHLRIAALLDDGTTLSFVDQRTFGGWMIADMVTVEGSEVPAPVVHLARDPLDPLFDRDAVVTVLRGKHSEIKRQLLDQTVVSGIGNIYADEALWRARINGARTASALTRRRLGELLDAAADVMREALRQGGTSFDSLYVNVNGESGYFERSLDAYGRAGEPCRRCGAVLRREKFMNRSSFYCPKCQPRPRIRRC, encoded by the coding sequence GTGCCTGAACTCCCCGAGGTCGAGGTCGTCCGGCGCGGACTGCACGAGCACGTCACCGGGCGGGCCGTCGCGGCGGTGCGGGTGCACCATCCGCGGGCGGTCCGCCGGCATGAGGCCGGGCCGGCCGATCTGACCGCGCGGCTGGTCGACGCCCGGATCACCGGTACCGGACGGCGCGGCAAGTACCTGTGGCTGACCCTCGACGACGGCGCCGAGGCGCTCGTCGTGCACCTGGGGATGAGCGGGCAGATGCTGCTCGGGCCGGTGCCCAATGAGAACCACCTCCGCATCGCCGCGCTCCTCGACGACGGCACCACACTCAGCTTCGTCGACCAGCGCACCTTCGGCGGCTGGATGATCGCCGACATGGTCACCGTCGAGGGCAGCGAGGTGCCGGCGCCGGTCGTCCATCTGGCCCGTGACCCGCTCGATCCGCTCTTTGACCGGGACGCGGTGGTGACCGTGCTGCGCGGTAAGCACTCGGAGATCAAACGCCAACTGCTCGATCAGACCGTGGTATCCGGGATCGGCAACATCTACGCCGACGAGGCGCTGTGGCGGGCCCGGATCAACGGTGCCCGAACGGCATCCGCGCTGACCCGTCGCCGGCTCGGCGAACTGCTCGACGCCGCGGCCGACGTGATGCGGGAGGCGTTGCGCCAGGGCGGAACATCGTTCGACTCGCTGTATGTCAACGTCAACGGCGAGTCGGGGTACTTCGAACGTTCGCTGGACGCCTACGGCCGCGCGGGCGAGCCCTGCCGGCGGTGCGGCGCGGTCCTGCGGCGGGAGAAATTCATGAACCGGTCGTCGTTCTACTGCCCGAAGTGCCAGCCCCGGCCCCGGATTCGTCGTTGCTGA
- a CDS encoding vitamin K epoxide reductase family protein, which translates to MTVDTPSAAPAADSPVGAPSGLPVGRPTALWVLIAGVLGLAAAIALTIEKVALLIDPDYVPTCSLNPVLSCGSVMVTPQASVFGFPNSLIGVVSFTVVTVTGVLALAGIRLPRWYWGGLATGTLFGTVFVHWLIFQSLYRIEALCPYCMVVWAVTIPLLVVTASVALQPAGHTSPVARALYQWRWSLTALWFTALFLLILVQFWSYWSTLV; encoded by the coding sequence GTGACCGTCGACACCCCCAGCGCGGCGCCGGCGGCGGACTCGCCGGTCGGTGCGCCGTCCGGCCTCCCGGTCGGCCGGCCCACCGCGCTGTGGGTGTTGATCGCGGGGGTGCTCGGGTTGGCCGCGGCGATCGCGCTGACGATCGAGAAGGTCGCCCTGCTGATCGACCCGGACTACGTGCCGACCTGCAGCCTCAATCCGGTGCTGTCGTGCGGTTCGGTGATGGTCACCCCGCAGGCGTCGGTGTTCGGCTTTCCCAACTCGCTGATCGGGGTCGTCTCCTTCACGGTCGTGACGGTGACCGGTGTGCTGGCGCTGGCCGGTATCCGGTTGCCGCGCTGGTACTGGGGCGGGCTGGCGACCGGCACCCTGTTCGGCACGGTGTTCGTGCACTGGCTGATCTTCCAGAGCCTGTACCGCATCGAGGCGCTGTGCCCGTACTGCATGGTGGTGTGGGCGGTGACGATCCCGCTGCTGGTCGTCACGGCGTCGGTCGCGCTCCAGCCCGCCGGTCACACCAGTCCGGTCGCCCGCGCGCTGTACCAGTGGCGGTGGTCCCTGACCGCGCTGTGGTTCACCGCACTCTTTCTCCTGATCCTGGTGCAGTTCTGGAGCTACTGGTCCACCCTGGTGTAA
- a CDS encoding Rv0361 family membrane protein: MTNHPPMPPQQPPGTPPPQPYGAPPGQWGGPPPGQWGGPPPGQWGGPHGAPPPGPYGPPPGQWGGPPPGFGYPPPPSRGPGKWLLIGGAAAAAVVIVLVLVIAVTSKSGSGPANRAAGALGNSEEAAIRAMIDSLAASESTDTSGLLREYFCAGDRELFDSFDLGGLDLPSTAGPATDVPEISDIRVNGDKATARASVKGVASTMHFRKEGGKWKFCLTDAPEFSEMPRFGR, from the coding sequence ATGACCAACCATCCCCCGATGCCGCCGCAGCAACCGCCGGGAACCCCGCCGCCCCAGCCGTACGGCGCTCCGCCGGGTCAATGGGGCGGCCCGCCGCCGGGTCAATGGGGCGGCCCGCCGCCGGGTCAATGGGGCGGCCCGCACGGTGCTCCCCCGCCCGGTCCCTACGGCCCGCCGCCGGGTCAATGGGGCGGCCCGCCGCCGGGCTTCGGATATCCCCCGCCCCCGTCGCGCGGGCCGGGGAAATGGCTGCTCATCGGCGGTGCGGCCGCTGCCGCCGTGGTGATCGTCCTGGTGTTGGTGATCGCGGTGACGTCGAAATCGGGCAGCGGCCCCGCGAACCGCGCGGCCGGCGCCCTCGGCAACAGCGAAGAGGCGGCGATCCGGGCGATGATCGACAGCCTCGCCGCATCCGAGTCCACCGACACGTCCGGCCTGCTGCGGGAGTACTTCTGCGCGGGCGACCGCGAACTGTTCGACTCCTTCGACCTCGGCGGGCTCGACCTGCCGTCCACCGCCGGCCCGGCGACCGACGTCCCGGAGATCTCCGACATCCGGGTGAACGGCGACAAGGCCACGGCCCGCGCCAGCGTCAAGGGAGTGGCGAGCACCATGCACTTCCGCAAAGAAGGCGGCAAGTGGAAGTTCTGCCTCACCGACGCGCCGGAGTTCTCCGAGATGCCGCGGTTCGGAAGGTGA
- a CDS encoding alpha/beta hydrolase: MNVTDHASTTDPRSAPNRIAGQVKDAVLPVATKVSLRSLPHIPDPVKRLLLGGRSIIVDGNTLDTTLHLMLAAQRAAGMPGLVAGDDVNEARAQLSATAAMFRQYLPAEVAEHTLPGPAGPIRARLYRPLEGVAPAPLLIYYHGGGFCIGGLDTHDDLCRHICRNAGINVLSVDYRLAPEHKAPAAVEDAYAAYRWVLDHPGDVGADPARIAVGGDSAGGNLAAVVAQRCRDEGAPAPALQLLLYPVTDLRGRYRSRTLFADGFFLTAEDMDWFTAHYLDGSGVDEKDPRVSPLLADDLSGLAPALVVTAGFDPLRDEGNEYAEAMRAAGVPVDLREYGSLIHAFANFFPLGGGSATATAEVISALRAHLSRV; this comes from the coding sequence TTGAACGTGACCGATCACGCCAGCACGACCGACCCCCGGTCCGCCCCGAACCGGATCGCGGGCCAGGTCAAAGACGCTGTTCTGCCCGTCGCCACCAAGGTGTCGCTGCGGTCCCTGCCGCACATTCCGGACCCGGTGAAGCGGCTGCTGCTCGGTGGTCGTTCGATCATCGTCGACGGCAACACGCTGGACACCACCCTGCACCTGATGCTGGCCGCGCAGCGGGCCGCCGGCATGCCGGGTCTGGTCGCCGGCGACGACGTGAACGAGGCCCGCGCGCAGCTGAGCGCGACCGCGGCGATGTTCCGCCAGTACCTGCCCGCCGAGGTGGCCGAACACACCCTGCCGGGGCCGGCCGGCCCCATCCGGGCGCGGTTGTACCGGCCGCTGGAGGGTGTCGCACCGGCGCCGCTGCTCATCTACTACCACGGCGGCGGCTTCTGCATCGGCGGGCTGGACACGCACGACGACCTGTGCCGGCACATCTGCCGGAACGCCGGCATCAACGTGTTGTCGGTGGACTACCGGCTGGCGCCCGAGCACAAGGCGCCGGCGGCCGTCGAGGATGCCTACGCGGCCTACCGGTGGGTCCTGGACCATCCGGGCGACGTCGGCGCCGACCCGGCCCGGATCGCGGTCGGTGGGGACAGCGCGGGCGGGAACCTGGCCGCGGTGGTCGCCCAGCGGTGCCGGGACGAGGGGGCGCCGGCGCCGGCCCTGCAGCTGCTGCTCTATCCGGTGACCGATCTGCGTGGCCGGTACCGGTCCCGCACCCTGTTCGCCGACGGCTTCTTCCTCACCGCCGAGGACATGGACTGGTTCACCGCCCACTATCTGGACGGCAGCGGTGTGGACGAGAAGGATCCGCGGGTGTCGCCGCTGCTCGCCGACGATTTGTCCGGCTTGGCCCCGGCGCTGGTCGTCACCGCGGGATTCGATCCGCTGCGCGATGAGGGCAACGAGTACGCCGAGGCCATGCGCGCCGCGGGGGTGCCGGTCGACCTGCGCGAATACGGTTCGTTGATCCACGCGTTCGCGAACTTCTTCCCGCTCGGCGGCGGTAGCGCCACCGCCACGGCCGAGGTGATCTCGGCACTGCGCGCCCATCTGAGCCGCGTCTAG
- a CDS encoding DsbA family protein — MATKKKNARKPNKNARYDLKAADRRRNLFIQIGLTAVVVVFAVALVLYIVMTSDRPGSGDGQAVRVTSENVITDEESGEPKVVLSLYEDPLCPGCAGFERVFGPTISRIIDSGAAVVDYHMVAILDSTQSDNYSSRAGAAAYCVADESVDAFRRFHSALFVMQPREVGGVYPDNRQLIETARQAGAVGEVPNCINNGRYVDMVKGMAAAGGIHSTPTVRINGEDFDFTKSTPDDLVAAVKEIVGDVPGLEAAPPAQPQLDGPVPAP; from the coding sequence GTGGCCACCAAGAAGAAGAACGCGCGCAAGCCCAACAAGAACGCGCGCTACGACCTGAAGGCCGCCGATCGCAGGCGCAACCTGTTCATCCAGATCGGTCTGACGGCGGTCGTCGTGGTGTTCGCGGTCGCGTTGGTGCTCTACATCGTGATGACCAGCGACCGACCCGGTTCCGGCGACGGCCAGGCGGTGCGGGTGACGTCGGAGAACGTGATCACCGACGAGGAATCCGGCGAACCGAAGGTTGTGCTGTCGCTGTACGAGGACCCGTTGTGCCCCGGCTGCGCCGGATTCGAGCGCGTGTTCGGGCCCACCATCAGCCGCATCATCGACAGCGGCGCGGCGGTCGTCGACTACCACATGGTCGCCATCCTCGACAGCACCCAGAGCGACAACTACTCGTCACGCGCCGGTGCGGCGGCCTACTGCGTGGCCGACGAGTCCGTCGACGCGTTCCGCCGGTTCCACTCGGCGTTGTTCGTCATGCAGCCGCGCGAGGTGGGTGGCGTGTACCCCGACAACCGGCAGCTGATCGAGACCGCCCGACAGGCCGGTGCGGTCGGCGAGGTACCCAACTGCATCAACAACGGCCGCTACGTCGACATGGTCAAGGGCATGGCCGCCGCCGGCGGGATCCACTCCACGCCGACGGTCCGGATCAACGGTGAGGACTTCGATTTCACCAAGTCCACACCCGACGATCTGGTGGCGGCCGTCAAGGAGATCGTCGGCGACGTTCCCGGCCTGGAGGCCGCCCCGCCGGCGCAGCCGCAACTCGACGGGCCGGTCCCGGCGCCGTGA
- the rnc gene encoding ribonuclease III: MSADRSALLEALGVDLPDELLTIALTHRSYSYEHGGLPTNERLEFLGDAVLGLTITEELYHRHPDRSEGDLAKLRASIVNTQALADVGRRLSESGLGAYILLGKGEESSGGADKSSILADGVESLLGAIYIHHGLETSRAVILRLFGELLDTAPTLGAGLDWKSSLQELTAARGMGAPSYVVTSTGPDHDKEFTATVVIAEQEYGTGTGRTKKEAELKAAAAAWHALDGA, encoded by the coding sequence GTGAGCGCCGACCGCTCCGCACTGCTCGAGGCGCTGGGAGTCGACCTGCCCGACGAACTGCTGACCATCGCGCTGACGCATCGCAGTTACTCCTATGAACACGGCGGGCTGCCGACCAACGAGCGGCTGGAATTCCTCGGCGACGCGGTCCTCGGGCTGACCATCACCGAGGAGCTCTACCACCGCCATCCCGACCGCTCCGAAGGAGACCTGGCCAAGCTGCGCGCCAGCATCGTCAACACCCAGGCGCTTGCCGACGTCGGCCGCCGGCTCAGCGAATCCGGTCTGGGTGCCTACATTCTGCTCGGCAAGGGGGAGGAGAGTTCCGGCGGCGCGGACAAGTCCAGCATCCTCGCCGACGGGGTGGAGTCGTTGCTCGGCGCCATCTACATCCACCACGGACTGGAGACCTCCCGGGCGGTGATCCTGCGGTTGTTCGGCGAATTGCTCGATACCGCACCGACTCTGGGCGCCGGCCTGGATTGGAAGTCGAGCCTGCAGGAGCTGACCGCGGCGCGCGGGATGGGCGCGCCGTCGTACGTGGTCACCTCGACCGGACCGGATCACGACAAGGAGTTCACCGCGACCGTCGTCATCGCCGAGCAGGAATACGGCACCGGCACCGGACGCACCAAGAAGGAAGCCGAACTCAAGGCCGCGGCGGCGGCGTGGCACGCCCTCGACGGTGCCTGA
- the rsmD gene encoding 16S rRNA (guanine(966)-N(2))-methyltransferase RsmD yields MTRIIAGAFRGRRITAPRSGSRPTTDRVREALFNLLTARMELAGATVLDLYAGSGALGLEAMSRGAASVVFVESDHRAAAIIAKNIATLGVRDAEVRRTSVASVLTAGADGPVDLVLADPPYRVTNDEMHALLATLVDRGWTAPGTVVAVERGTGHDPLRWPAGWTVWPPRRYGDTRLELARAEPDRPR; encoded by the coding sequence CTGACCCGCATCATCGCCGGGGCGTTCCGTGGCCGCCGGATCACGGCGCCGCGCAGCGGTTCCCGGCCCACCACCGACCGGGTGCGGGAGGCGTTGTTCAACCTGCTGACCGCCCGGATGGAATTGGCCGGGGCCACCGTGCTCGACCTGTACGCGGGATCGGGGGCGCTCGGGCTGGAGGCGATGTCCCGCGGGGCGGCGTCGGTGGTGTTCGTGGAATCCGACCACCGGGCCGCCGCCATCATCGCCAAGAACATCGCGACACTGGGTGTGCGGGACGCCGAGGTGCGGCGCACCTCGGTCGCGTCGGTCCTCACCGCCGGCGCCGACGGGCCGGTCGATCTGGTGTTGGCCGATCCGCCGTACCGGGTGACCAACGACGAGATGCACGCGCTGCTGGCCACCCTGGTGGACCGGGGCTGGACCGCCCCGGGCACGGTGGTGGCGGTCGAACGCGGAACCGGCCACGACCCGCTGCGCTGGCCCGCGGGCTGGACGGTCTGGCCGCCCCGGCGTTACGGCGACACCCGGCTGGAGCTGGCCCGGGCCGAGCCGGACCGGCCGCGCTGA
- a CDS encoding YceD family protein: MATHASAAAHRADRSPLVINISRLGRQPGSMLTFDETVASPSRLGVALVGVEQGAPLEFHLRIEAVSEGVLVSGTMSAPTTGECARCLDPVHGRVDIELTELFAYPDSITAETTDADDLGRVDTTGDVDTVDLEQPIIDAVGLVLPFSPLCGPDCLGLCPQCGIRLATAEPGHRHEVIDPRWAKLAAMFPDREAVSDRDGDGPGESG; the protein is encoded by the coding sequence ATGGCGACGCATGCGAGCGCAGCGGCGCACCGAGCAGACCGGTCGCCGCTGGTGATCAACATTTCCCGGCTGGGGCGGCAACCCGGTTCGATGCTGACCTTCGACGAGACCGTGGCCAGCCCCTCGCGGCTGGGTGTGGCGCTGGTCGGCGTCGAGCAGGGCGCGCCGCTGGAGTTTCACCTCCGCATCGAGGCGGTGTCGGAGGGGGTGCTGGTCAGCGGCACGATGTCGGCCCCGACGACGGGGGAGTGCGCCCGCTGCCTGGACCCGGTGCACGGCCGGGTGGACATCGAGTTGACCGAACTGTTCGCCTACCCGGACAGCATCACCGCCGAGACCACCGACGCCGACGATCTGGGCCGGGTCGACACCACCGGCGACGTCGACACCGTCGACCTCGAGCAACCGATCATCGACGCGGTGGGACTGGTGTTGCCGTTCTCCCCGCTGTGCGGACCGGACTGCCTCGGCCTGTGCCCGCAGTGCGGGATCCGGCTGGCCACCGCCGAGCCCGGGCACCGCCACGAGGTGATCGACCCGCGCTGGGCCAAACTGGCTGCGATGTTCCCCGACCGGGAGGCGGTCTCCGACCGCGATGGCGACGGCCCCGGAGAGTCGGGGTGA
- the coaD gene encoding pantetheine-phosphate adenylyltransferase gives MSGAVCPGSFDPVTLGHVDVFERAAAQFDEVIVAVLVNPNKQGMFSLEERIEMIEESTTHLPNLRVESGSGLVVDFVKSRGMTAIVKGLRTGTDFEYELQMAQMNKHIAGVDTFFVATTPRYSFVSSSLAKEVAMLGGDVSELLPGPVNARLRKKLAERG, from the coding sequence ATGAGTGGCGCGGTGTGTCCGGGCTCCTTCGACCCGGTGACCCTTGGTCATGTCGACGTCTTCGAGCGGGCGGCCGCACAGTTCGACGAGGTGATCGTCGCGGTGCTGGTCAACCCGAACAAGCAGGGCATGTTCAGCCTCGAGGAACGCATCGAGATGATCGAGGAGTCCACCACCCATCTGCCGAACCTGCGGGTGGAGTCCGGCTCCGGGCTGGTGGTCGACTTCGTCAAATCGCGTGGGATGACCGCGATCGTCAAAGGGCTGCGCACCGGCACCGACTTCGAATACGAACTGCAGATGGCGCAGATGAACAAACACATCGCGGGGGTCGACACCTTCTTCGTCGCCACCACACCGCGGTACTCGTTCGTGTCGTCCTCGCTGGCCAAGGAAGTCGCCATGCTCGGCGGGGATGTGTCCGAGCTGTTGCCCGGACCGGTCAACGCCCGGCTGCGGAAGAAGCTCGCCGAACGCGGGTAG
- the sepIVA gene encoding cell division protein SepIVA, with translation MYRVFEALDELGAIVEEARGVPMTAGCVVPRGDVLELIDDIKDAIPGELDDAQDVLDARDTLLREAKEHSESMVSTATAEAESLVSHARAEADRLLAEAKAQADRMVAEARQHSERMVTEAREEASRIVATAKREYEATTGRAKSEADRLIESGNLAYEKAVQEGIKEQQRLVSQTEIVQTANAEASRLIDSAHAEADRLRGECDIYVDSKLAEFEEFLNGTLRSVNRGRHQLRTAAGTHDYVTR, from the coding sequence GTGTACCGAGTATTTGAGGCGCTCGACGAGCTGGGCGCGATCGTTGAAGAAGCTCGCGGCGTACCGATGACCGCCGGTTGCGTGGTACCCCGCGGGGATGTGCTCGAACTGATCGACGACATCAAGGACGCCATTCCCGGTGAGCTCGATGACGCCCAGGATGTGCTGGACGCCCGGGACACTTTGCTGCGGGAGGCCAAGGAGCACTCCGAGTCGATGGTGTCGACCGCCACCGCCGAGGCCGAGTCACTGGTCAGCCACGCCCGCGCCGAGGCGGACCGGTTGTTGGCCGAAGCCAAGGCCCAGGCCGACCGGATGGTCGCCGAGGCACGTCAGCACAGCGAGCGGATGGTCACCGAGGCCCGGGAGGAGGCGAGCCGCATCGTCGCCACCGCCAAGCGTGAGTATGAGGCCACCACCGGCCGGGCCAAGTCCGAGGCCGACCGGCTCATCGAGAGCGGCAACCTGGCCTACGAGAAGGCGGTGCAGGAGGGCATCAAGGAACAGCAGCGGCTGGTGTCGCAGACCGAGATCGTGCAGACCGCGAACGCGGAGGCCAGCCGCCTGATCGACTCGGCCCACGCCGAGGCCGATCGGCTGCGCGGCGAGTGCGACATCTACGTCGACAGCAAACTCGCCGAGTTCGAGGAGTTCCTCAACGGGACGCTGCGTTCGGTGAACCGGGGACGCCATCAGTTGCGCACCGCCGCGGGTACGCACGACTACGTGACCCGCTGA